In the genome of Drosophila pseudoobscura strain MV-25-SWS-2005 chromosome 3, UCI_Dpse_MV25, whole genome shotgun sequence, one region contains:
- the LOC6898262 gene encoding chymotrypsin-2 → MKYTNFRVLKIILLMWMVESVWSETKSRVKRLSLPDFNNDTLTLAKYVVSIRSRTPEKYFGDNHICGGGLLTPDWVLTSAHCVMDESKTMFMTRVLLVAAGSPNRLKFVTGKTVCTPVEALYVPMNFTMLNTDNMAMVRLKYSMPTGNPRIGFLALPSDPPKLGSSYIVLGWGRIYKGGPLASNILQIDVLLKDQAYCEEKLKSFKYGMMCSKNDGNDSSPCSGDLGGPLIKDNIMVGIVTYPMGCGSSIPSVYTDVQSNIDWIRDTMSICSTITLNIISIFIFILPLSVA, encoded by the exons atgaaatatacaaatttcagAGTATTAAAGATTATATTACTCATGTGGATGGTGGAATCCGTATGGAGCGAGACTAAGAGCCGAGTGAAGCGCCTTTCCTTGCCCGACTTTAACAACGACACCCTGACCCTGGCCAAATACGTGGTCTCCATTCGATCCCGGACACCCGAGAAATACTTTGGCGATAACCACATCTGTGGCGGAGGACTATTGACGCCGGACTGGGTGCTGACCTCCGCTCACTGCGTCATGGA CGAATCGAAGACCATGTTTATGACgcgggtgctgctggtggcggcGGGATCACCGAACCGGCTAAAGTTCGTCACGGGCAAGACGGTCTGCACCCCGGTGGAGGCACTGTACGTGCCAATGAACTTTACCATGTTGAACACGGACAACATGGCGATGGTGCGGCTGAAGTATTCTATGCCCACTGGGAATCCCCGCATTGGGTTTCTGGCTCTGCCCTCTGACCCCCCGAAGTTGGGCTCGAGTTACATAGTTTTGGGCTGGGGCAGAATATACAAG GGAGGTCCCTTGGCCTCGAATATCCTGCAGATCGATGTGCTTCTAAAAGACCAAGCGTACTGCGAGGAGAAACTAAAGAGCTTCAAATACGGCATGATGTGTAGCAAAAATGACGGAAACGACTCCAGTCCATGCTCCGGTGATCTTGGAGGGCCGTTGATCAAAGACAATATAATGGTTGGCATCGTCACCTATCCTATGGGCTGTGGATCCTCGATTCCCTCCGTCTATACGGATGTTCAGAGCAACATTGATTGGATACGCGACACGATGAGCATCTGCTCCACCATCACCCTGAacataatttcaatattcatcTTCATACTCCCGCTGTCAGTGGCTTGA
- the LOC26534029 gene encoding uncharacterized protein translates to MNPKLNLISLTLIAELFLLVPFGNARGTITPTQQKIEKSRNTTSITRNGTLILDAGDQRLNSTSHSVSHVSVSVSASVSPSESSSSTVRHIRRKKREYAVDIPFDFFTNHMHCDMEQSGTYKIMAFLPFNCIWLQNNRHQHEGWWRIYMQALMEAFFFGQYYERLRRFELDPHSFDYRGVGF, encoded by the exons ATGAATcccaaattgaatttaatttcctTGACGCTCATAGCGGAGCTCTTCCTACTG GTGCCTTTCGGGAATGCTAGGGGCACCATTACGCCAACGCAGCAGAAGATCGAAAAGAGTAGAAACACCACAAGTATCACCAGAAATGGCACTTTGATTCTGGATGCAGGCGACCAGAGGCTGAACTCCACTAGCCATTCAGTATCCcatgtttcggtttcggtttctgcaTCTGTTTCCCCTTCCGAATCCTCGTCATCTACTGTGCGGCATATCCGTCGCAAAAAGAGGGAATATGCAGTAGATATTCCATTTGATTTCTTCACGAACCATATGCACTGCGACATGGAGCAATCGGGAACCTATAAGATAATGGCTTTTTTGccttttaattgcatttggctACAAAACAATCGGCACCAACACGAGGGGTGGTGGCGCATATACATGCAGGCACTGATGGAGGCATTCTTCTTTGGACAGTATTATGAGCGCTTGAGGCGCTTCGAGCTCGACCCACACTCCTTCGACTACAGAGGTGTGGGATTTTAG
- the LOC6898263 gene encoding uncharacterized protein: MKKIYKSHMMSLALALIWQLFLMSQLPLTNTKSISITPKQQQSIGGINKSTSNTSILDAGDQKKNTTSLTASGPGSPSVISATPSTTPSQSSPSAVKHIRRSKRSTLMDIPFDFNTKHLPCDVDVGNAVSIVDNFESHCVWAYNNKHAHEGTWRVWQIYKLEGFFFGQYHERLKRYEIDPHGYVWPKDP, translated from the exons ATGAAAAAGATATACAAGTCCCATATGATGTCCTTAGCTTTAGCTCTGATATGGCAACTATTCCTCATG TCCCAGCTGCCTTTGACGAATACCAAGAGTATTTCCATTACTccaaaacagcagcagtcTATCGGTGGCATCAACAAATCTACGAGTAACACCTCGATCCTCGATGCAGGCGACCAGAAGAAGAACACCACTAGTCTTACAGCATCCGGTCCTGGTTCCCCTTCTGTTATATCTGCTACTCCTTCTACTACCCCTTCTCAATCATCGCCATCCGCCGTGAAGCATATCCGGCGGAGCAAGCGTTCAACTCTGATGGATATACCATTCGATTTTAATACGAAACATCTGCCCTGCGACGTGGATGTGGGCAATGCTGTTTCGATCGTTGATAATTTTGAGTCTCACTGCGTTTGGGCATATAACAACAAGCATGCCCATGAGGGAACCTGGCGTGTCTGGCAGATCTATAAATTGGAGGGATTCTTTTTTGGTCAGTACCACGAGCGCTTGAAGCGCTACGAGATCGATCCCCACGGCTATGTTTGGCCAAAAGACCCATAG